One genomic window of Medicago truncatula cultivar Jemalong A17 chromosome 1, MtrunA17r5.0-ANR, whole genome shotgun sequence includes the following:
- the LOC11422261 gene encoding serine/arginine-rich splicing factor RS40 isoform X2: protein MEDERDAEAAIRALDRIEFGRKGRRLRVEWTKQERGVRRPAERPKRSSANARPSKTLFVINFDTYQTRTRDLERHFEPYGKIVSVRIRKNFAFVQYESEDDACKALEATNNSKLMDRVISVEFAARDDDRRNGHSPDRGRDRQRDRSRDGRRSPSPYRRERGSPDYGRGPSPYKRERSSPDYGRGNSRSRSPHRRERGSPAYGRRNPSPYRRERDGAEAVRDTSRSPYHKERRRTDRSRSHSLEEGERIEPQKGHGSDPSPYGTVKDSPENGHDRRRSPDAKRNPSPFNGSRGSPSPDAKGNPSPYNDYGGSPNTMPEPRDSPNYGGPESPMNEQYRSQSQSPPAEE, encoded by the exons ATGGAAGATGAGAGAGATGCTGAGGCTGCAATCCGTGCTCTTGATCGGATAGAATTTGGTCGAAAGGGGCGCAGGCTTCGTGTTGAATGGACGAAG CAAGAACGTGGTGTCAGAAGGCCTGCTGAGCGTCCAAAAAGATCTTCAGCTAATGCGAGACCATCGAAGACcttatttgtaattaattttgatacatacCAGACCAGAACAAGGGACTTGGAGAGGCACTTTGAGCCATATGGTAAGATAGTCAGTGTGAGGATCAGAAAGAATTTCGCGTTTGTTCAGTATGAATCAGAAGATGATGCTTGCAAAGCACTGGAAGCTACAAATAACAG CAAATTGATGGATCGGGTTATTTCAGTTGAATTCGCTGCTAGAGATGATGATAGGCGAAATGGACATAGTCCAGATAGAGGCCGTGATCGTCAACGTGACAGAAGCCGTGATGGAAGGCGATCACCCAGTCCCTATCGTCGAGAAAGGGGTAGTCCTGATTATGGTCGTGGGCCTAGTCCATATAAGAGGGAGAGGAGCAGCCCTGACTATGGGCGTGGCAACAGCCGTAGTAGAAGCCCCCATCGAAGGGAGCGAGGTAGTCCTGCTTATGGGCGTAGAAACCCTAGTCCTTACAGAAGGGAGAGGGATGGTGCTGAGGCTGTTCGCGACACCAGCCGCAGTCCTTATCATAAAGAGCGGCGGAGAACTGACCGATCTCGGTCCCATAGTCTTGAAGAAGGAGAGAGGATAGAACCTCAAAAAGGTCATGGATCTGACCCTAGTCCTTATGGTACTGTGAAGGATAGCCCTGAAAATGGCCATGACCGGAGGCGTAGTCCTGATGCAAAAAGAAACCCCAGCCCATTCAATGGTTCTAGAGGGAGCCCTAGTCCTGATGCAAAAGGGAACCCCAGCCCATACAATGATTATGGAGGTAGCCCAAATACTATGCCGGAACCCAGGGACAGTCCCAACTATGGTGGTCCTGAAAGTCCCATGAATGAACAATATCGCAG TCAGAGCCAGTCACCCCCTGCAGAAGAATGA
- the LOC11427866 gene encoding protein DETOXIFICATION 49 has product MCHLTSQPPSKCNSKSEYLVVSIKDTKESNNNNNMMTNPLIQKDINIENPTTQFQKTHLRATFKEVISISKIAFPMIFTGLLLYCRSMISMLFLGHLGELALAGGSLAVGFANITGYSILSGLAVGMEPICGQAFGAKRFTLLGLCLQKTILLLLLTSIPISLLWLYTKHILLLCGQEEDIATQAQIYLLYSIPDLLAQSFLHPLRIYLRSQSITLPLTLCATLAIFLHIPINYFLVSHLNMGIKGVALSGVWTNFNLVASLILYIVFSGTHKKTWGGFSSQCFKQWKSLLNLAVPSCLSVCLEWWWYEIMILLCGLLINPRATVASMGILIQTTSLLYIFPSSISFSVSTRVGNKLGAQKPSKAKLSAIVGLTCSFILGVFALVFAVMVRNIWASMFTEDKEIIKITSLVLPLIGLCELGNCPQTTGCGVLRGTARPKVGANINFGCFYIVGMPVAIWLAFYVGFDFQGLWIGLLVAQGTCAVTMLVVLSQTDWDCEALRAKKLTGIGEATKTSDVFIDDSKEVDEEKLLKAEIKEDSS; this is encoded by the coding sequence ATGTGTCATTTAACTTCTCAACCTCCTTCCAAATGCAATTCAAAATCTGAATATCTAGTAGTTTCAATCAAAGACACAAAAGagtccaacaacaacaacaacatgatgACCAATCCACTTATCCAAAAAGACATAAACATAGAAAATCCAACAACACAATTCCAAAAAACCCATCTTAGAGCTACCTTCAAAGAAGTTATTTCTATATCCAAAATTGCTTTTCCCATGATTTTCACCGGTCTTTTACTCTATTGTCGTTCAATGATCTCCATGCTCTTTCTTGGTCACCTCGGCGAACTTGCCTTAGCCGGCGGTTCACTCGCGGTCGGCTTTGCGAACATTACCGGTTACTCAATCCTCTCCGGTCTCGCCGTTGGAATGGAACCTATTTGTGGACAAGCTTTTGGTGCAAAAAGATTCACTCTCCTTGGTCTATGTTTACAAAAAACCATTCTCTTGCTACTCTTAACTTCTATCCCTATTTCATTACTTTGGCTTTACACAAAACATATCCTTCTTTTATGTGGCCAAGAAGAAGATATAGCTACACAAGCTCAAATCTATCTTCTATATTCCATTCCTGATCTCTTAGCACAATCGTTTTTACACCCTTTAAGAATTTACCTTAGAAGCCAATCCATTACTCTGCCTCTCACACTTTGTGCTACTTTAGCAATTTTTCTTCACATTCCCATAAACTATTTTCTTGTTTCTCACCTCAATATGGGAATCAAAGGTGTAGCTTTAAGTGGGGTGTGGACAAATTTCAACCTTGTTGCATCTTTGATACTTTACATAGTTTTCTCTGGCACGCACAAGAAAACATGGGGTGGTTTTTCATCACAATGTTTCAAACAATGGAAATCACTTCTTAATTTAGCTGTACCAAGTTGTCTTTCTGTTTGCCTTGAATGGTGGTGGTATGAaatcatgattttgttatgtgGTTTGTTGATAAATCCAAGAGCAACCGTTGCTTCTATGggaattttgattcaaactactTCTTTGCTATATATTTTTCCATCATCAATAAGTTTTAGTGTTTCCACTAGAGTTGGTAACAAACTTGGTGCTCAAAAGCCATCAAAAGCAAAACTTTCAGCAATTGTAGGACTCACTTGTAGCTTCATTTTAGGTGtgtttgctttggtttttgCTGTAATGGTTAGAAACATTTGGGCTAGCATGTTCACTGAAGACAAAGAGATAATAAAAATTACATCTTTAGTGTTACCTTTAATAGGGCTATGTGAACTTGGAAATTGTCCACAAACAACAGGTTGTGGGGTGTTAAGAGGAACAGCAAGGCCTAAAGTAGGTGCAAATATCAATTTTGGTTGTTTTTACATTGTTGGAATGCCAGTGGCAATTTGGTTAGCTTTTTATGTTGGGTTTGATTTTCAAGGTTTGTGGATTGGGTTGCTTGTGGCTCAGGGAACTTGTGCTGTGACTATGTTGGTTGTTTTGAGTCAAACAGATTGGGATTGTGAAGCACTAAGAGCTAAGAAATTAACTGGAATTGGAGAAGCAACAAAAACAAgtgatgtttttattgatgACAGCAAAGAAGTTGATGAAGAGAAGTTACTTAAAGCTGAAATTAAGGAAGATTCTTCTTAA
- the LOC11415093 gene encoding traB domain-containing protein isoform X1 — translation MYSPIIKPTFPIFTTNPFFISKTSLRPLKVSVKPPPPDFNYKLEISDESRAVIEECYPELLDLADNGSLVLVQKKRFGPVPSWRTEFVEPEYIWLIGTTHVSKESAMDVERVVKAVKPDNVVVELCRSRAGIMYADDDQLDKQLRSTMFSLSGTGFFGAIGRSINLGGQTALALRLLLAAFSSKISSNIDRPFGDEFRAARKVSEEVGAQLVLGDRPIEITLQRAWKALNWTQKLSLLTIVVRGITSSSDISTDKLELQKASSNDGTLQLYEQLSFSYPSLLPPLIHERDTYLAWSLKRSKAVNNCKRVVGVIGKGHMNGVIYALLADTGNLRFRDLTGKNSNDGGSNGWIDDLVKSLVRDTVIGIVLWALYEYINGGTFSF, via the exons ATGTATTCCCCCATCATAAAACCAACCTTCCCCATTTTCACAACCAATCCATTTTTTATCTCAAAAACATCTCTCAGACCCTTAAAGGTTTCAGTCAAACCTCCACCACCTGACTTCAACTACAAGCTAGAGATTTCTGATGAATCTAGAGCTGTTATAGAAGAATGTTACCCTGAGTTGCTTGATTTGGCTGACAATGGTAGCTTGGTTTTGGTTCAGAAGAAGAGGTTTGGTCCTGTTCCTTCTTGGAGGACTGAATTTGTTGAACCTGAATATATTTGGTTGATTGGAACTACACATGTTTCTAAAGAGTCAGCTATGGATGTTGAGCGTGTAGTAAAAGCTGTGAAGCCAGATAATGTGGTTGTTGAGCTATGCAGAAGCAG AGCTGGGATCATGTATGCTGATGATGATCAGCTTGACAAACAGTTAAGGTCTACTATGTTTTCCTTGAGTGGGACTGGATTTTTTGGAGCTATTGGTCGTAGCATAAACCTTG GTGGTCAAACTGCTTTAGCATTGAGATTACTCCTGGCTGCTTTTTCATCAAAGATATCTTCAAATATTGACCGCCCTTTTGGAGATGAG TTCCGTGCTGCTCGAAAAGTGTCAGAGGAAGTTGGTGCACAATTAGTTTTGGGAGATAGGCCAATTGAAATAACA CTTCAGAGAGCATGGAAGGCTTTGAATTGGACTCAGAAGTTGAGTTTATTGACGATAGTTGTCCGTGGAATAACATCTTCATCAGACATTTCTACAGATAAGCTTGAG TTGCAGAAAGCAAGTTCAAATGATGGTACACTTCAGCTTTATGAGCAGCTCAGTTTTTCATATCCATCCCTATTGCCACCTCTTATACATGAACGAGATACT TATCTTGCATGGTCTCTGAAGCGGAGCAAGGCTGTGAATAACTGTAAAAGGGTGGTAGGTGTGATTGGAAAAGGCCACATGAATGGTGTAATATATGCACTGTTAGCTGATACAGGGAATTTGAGATTTCGAGACCTTACtggaaaaaattcaaatgatggGGGTTCTAATGGATGGATTGATGACCTAGTCAAGAGTTTAGTGAGGGACACGGTGATTGGAATTGTCTTATGGGCCTTATATGAATACATAAATGGTggaacattttctttttga
- the LOC11415093 gene encoding traB domain-containing protein isoform X3 → MWLLSYAEADFISRAGIMYADDDQLDKQLRSTMFSLSGTGFFGAIGRSINLGGQTALALRLLLAAFSSKISSNIDRPFGDEFRAARKVSEEVGAQLVLGDRPIEITLQRAWKALNWTQKLSLLTIVVRGITSSSDISTDKLELQKASSNDGTLQLYEQLSFSYPSLLPPLIHERDTYLAWSLKRSKAVNNCKRVVGVIGKGHMNGVIYALLADTGNLRFRDLTGKNSNDGGSNGWIDDLVKSLVRDTVIGIVLWALYEYINGGTFSF, encoded by the exons ATGTGGTTGTTGAGCTATGCAGAAGCAG ATTTCATTTCCAGAGCTGGGATCATGTATGCTGATGATGATCAGCTTGACAAACAGTTAAGGTCTACTATGTTTTCCTTGAGTGGGACTGGATTTTTTGGAGCTATTGGTCGTAGCATAAACCTTG GTGGTCAAACTGCTTTAGCATTGAGATTACTCCTGGCTGCTTTTTCATCAAAGATATCTTCAAATATTGACCGCCCTTTTGGAGATGAG TTCCGTGCTGCTCGAAAAGTGTCAGAGGAAGTTGGTGCACAATTAGTTTTGGGAGATAGGCCAATTGAAATAACA CTTCAGAGAGCATGGAAGGCTTTGAATTGGACTCAGAAGTTGAGTTTATTGACGATAGTTGTCCGTGGAATAACATCTTCATCAGACATTTCTACAGATAAGCTTGAG TTGCAGAAAGCAAGTTCAAATGATGGTACACTTCAGCTTTATGAGCAGCTCAGTTTTTCATATCCATCCCTATTGCCACCTCTTATACATGAACGAGATACT TATCTTGCATGGTCTCTGAAGCGGAGCAAGGCTGTGAATAACTGTAAAAGGGTGGTAGGTGTGATTGGAAAAGGCCACATGAATGGTGTAATATATGCACTGTTAGCTGATACAGGGAATTTGAGATTTCGAGACCTTACtggaaaaaattcaaatgatggGGGTTCTAATGGATGGATTGATGACCTAGTCAAGAGTTTAGTGAGGGACACGGTGATTGGAATTGTCTTATGGGCCTTATATGAATACATAAATGGTggaacattttctttttga
- the LOC11415093 gene encoding traB domain-containing protein isoform X2: MYSPIIKPTFPIFTTNPFFISKTSLRPLKVSVKPPPPDFNYKLEISDESRAVIEECYPELLDLADNGSLVLVQKKRFGPVPSWRTEFVEPEYIWLIGTTHVSKESAMDVERVVKAVKPDNVVVELCRSRAGIMYADDDQLDKQLRSTMFSLSGTGFFGAIGRSINLGGQTALALRLLLAAFSSKISSNIDRPFGDEFRAARKVSEEVGAQLVLGDRPIEITLQRAWKALNWTQKLSLLTIVVRGITSSSDISTDKLEKASSNDGTLQLYEQLSFSYPSLLPPLIHERDTYLAWSLKRSKAVNNCKRVVGVIGKGHMNGVIYALLADTGNLRFRDLTGKNSNDGGSNGWIDDLVKSLVRDTVIGIVLWALYEYINGGTFSF, from the exons ATGTATTCCCCCATCATAAAACCAACCTTCCCCATTTTCACAACCAATCCATTTTTTATCTCAAAAACATCTCTCAGACCCTTAAAGGTTTCAGTCAAACCTCCACCACCTGACTTCAACTACAAGCTAGAGATTTCTGATGAATCTAGAGCTGTTATAGAAGAATGTTACCCTGAGTTGCTTGATTTGGCTGACAATGGTAGCTTGGTTTTGGTTCAGAAGAAGAGGTTTGGTCCTGTTCCTTCTTGGAGGACTGAATTTGTTGAACCTGAATATATTTGGTTGATTGGAACTACACATGTTTCTAAAGAGTCAGCTATGGATGTTGAGCGTGTAGTAAAAGCTGTGAAGCCAGATAATGTGGTTGTTGAGCTATGCAGAAGCAG AGCTGGGATCATGTATGCTGATGATGATCAGCTTGACAAACAGTTAAGGTCTACTATGTTTTCCTTGAGTGGGACTGGATTTTTTGGAGCTATTGGTCGTAGCATAAACCTTG GTGGTCAAACTGCTTTAGCATTGAGATTACTCCTGGCTGCTTTTTCATCAAAGATATCTTCAAATATTGACCGCCCTTTTGGAGATGAG TTCCGTGCTGCTCGAAAAGTGTCAGAGGAAGTTGGTGCACAATTAGTTTTGGGAGATAGGCCAATTGAAATAACA CTTCAGAGAGCATGGAAGGCTTTGAATTGGACTCAGAAGTTGAGTTTATTGACGATAGTTGTCCGTGGAATAACATCTTCATCAGACATTTCTACAGATAAGCTTGAG AAAGCAAGTTCAAATGATGGTACACTTCAGCTTTATGAGCAGCTCAGTTTTTCATATCCATCCCTATTGCCACCTCTTATACATGAACGAGATACT TATCTTGCATGGTCTCTGAAGCGGAGCAAGGCTGTGAATAACTGTAAAAGGGTGGTAGGTGTGATTGGAAAAGGCCACATGAATGGTGTAATATATGCACTGTTAGCTGATACAGGGAATTTGAGATTTCGAGACCTTACtggaaaaaattcaaatgatggGGGTTCTAATGGATGGATTGATGACCTAGTCAAGAGTTTAGTGAGGGACACGGTGATTGGAATTGTCTTATGGGCCTTATATGAATACATAAATGGTggaacattttctttttga
- the LOC11422261 gene encoding serine/arginine-rich splicing factor RS40 isoform X1, protein MKAIFCGNFEYDCRESELERLFRRYGKVDRVDMKAGFAFIYMEDERDAEAAIRALDRIEFGRKGRRLRVEWTKQERGVRRPAERPKRSSANARPSKTLFVINFDTYQTRTRDLERHFEPYGKIVSVRIRKNFAFVQYESEDDACKALEATNNSKLMDRVISVEFAARDDDRRNGHSPDRGRDRQRDRSRDGRRSPSPYRRERGSPDYGRGPSPYKRERSSPDYGRGNSRSRSPHRRERGSPAYGRRNPSPYRRERDGAEAVRDTSRSPYHKERRRTDRSRSHSLEEGERIEPQKGHGSDPSPYGTVKDSPENGHDRRRSPDAKRNPSPFNGSRGSPSPDAKGNPSPYNDYGGSPNTMPEPRDSPNYGGPESPMNEQYRSQSQSPPAEE, encoded by the exons ATGAAAGCTATTTTCTGCGGAAATTTTGAATATGATTGCCGGGAGTCTGAGCTGGAGCGGCTTTTTAGAAGATATGGGAAGGTTGATAGGGTGGATATGAAGGCTG GATTTGCTTTTATCTATATGGAAGATGAGAGAGATGCTGAGGCTGCAATCCGTGCTCTTGATCGGATAGAATTTGGTCGAAAGGGGCGCAGGCTTCGTGTTGAATGGACGAAG CAAGAACGTGGTGTCAGAAGGCCTGCTGAGCGTCCAAAAAGATCTTCAGCTAATGCGAGACCATCGAAGACcttatttgtaattaattttgatacatacCAGACCAGAACAAGGGACTTGGAGAGGCACTTTGAGCCATATGGTAAGATAGTCAGTGTGAGGATCAGAAAGAATTTCGCGTTTGTTCAGTATGAATCAGAAGATGATGCTTGCAAAGCACTGGAAGCTACAAATAACAG CAAATTGATGGATCGGGTTATTTCAGTTGAATTCGCTGCTAGAGATGATGATAGGCGAAATGGACATAGTCCAGATAGAGGCCGTGATCGTCAACGTGACAGAAGCCGTGATGGAAGGCGATCACCCAGTCCCTATCGTCGAGAAAGGGGTAGTCCTGATTATGGTCGTGGGCCTAGTCCATATAAGAGGGAGAGGAGCAGCCCTGACTATGGGCGTGGCAACAGCCGTAGTAGAAGCCCCCATCGAAGGGAGCGAGGTAGTCCTGCTTATGGGCGTAGAAACCCTAGTCCTTACAGAAGGGAGAGGGATGGTGCTGAGGCTGTTCGCGACACCAGCCGCAGTCCTTATCATAAAGAGCGGCGGAGAACTGACCGATCTCGGTCCCATAGTCTTGAAGAAGGAGAGAGGATAGAACCTCAAAAAGGTCATGGATCTGACCCTAGTCCTTATGGTACTGTGAAGGATAGCCCTGAAAATGGCCATGACCGGAGGCGTAGTCCTGATGCAAAAAGAAACCCCAGCCCATTCAATGGTTCTAGAGGGAGCCCTAGTCCTGATGCAAAAGGGAACCCCAGCCCATACAATGATTATGGAGGTAGCCCAAATACTATGCCGGAACCCAGGGACAGTCCCAACTATGGTGGTCCTGAAAGTCCCATGAATGAACAATATCGCAG TCAGAGCCAGTCACCCCCTGCAGAAGAATGA